In Microbacterium foliorum, the following proteins share a genomic window:
- a CDS encoding DUF4073 domain-containing protein → MHPSRPQTRTRGVALVGVALSAVLVASPIAASAQVPAAVPHEVVAAAESSFQVPTGALVAGSTVRIEYATESPDDTNWIGFYRDGEVPGGDGQVSVAWKYAPGASGFIDLEVPAAPGSYTLWFLAADGYEPLAEQQTVTVSAAGGELNPGDPAAAVDIDSVTTGVATDGVLLREGFDAGLPESWSVESASTMDGVGTADYRGWSATTRDEWTANVDEMRARFARPLAGFAVADAQQFGALPFSSTLTSAAVDVEYLRSLELSFDSHYRGAPAQTGVVRASFDGGDWAEVLRLDSASVADGYDPLQLNYMQEIAIDVPVGAAEVRFQWQLDAPDAGARYWAIDSVTVRQGALATEEEATTLWTVSDIQGHPQDFEHGLNDLHELAPDPAGLLIVGDLVNSGTSTEWDEIYQVMENTTAIRPETTVTSIGNHERYASGGFASNFERFLAFAERDKAYAEYVLSGPGGQVPVITIGQEISGPSDVAMTDEQVEFLEERLAHWTAQGSQVIVNTHFPLGDTVSASWIPWYHDHHLMNDRLTSILGNYPNAVVFSGHTHYPATLGDWAVQRRTADGHPDGFWSVNTVAMHVGWDARGENTEGISEVTIGDVNNGLIVESYGDRIVVKALDFFADAQIREVTIHNPLTPYAADIVPVAERPADYSAVDAALAAVPADLSPFTADSVAALNRAISAVERELTAADQADVDAMAAAIRAAVDGLVRIDDEAPGTDPGAGSGSGSDSGSGSGVGSGSDGGAADGDLATTGYDPGVTWILALGLLGLGGGILLVRRLVARRSSSDATESTPLS, encoded by the coding sequence ATGCATCCCTCCCGACCTCAGACCCGAACCAGGGGTGTCGCCCTGGTCGGCGTCGCACTGTCCGCCGTGCTGGTCGCCAGCCCGATCGCCGCGAGCGCGCAGGTGCCGGCCGCGGTGCCGCACGAGGTGGTCGCGGCCGCCGAGTCGTCGTTCCAGGTGCCGACCGGCGCCCTCGTCGCCGGCAGCACGGTGCGCATCGAGTACGCGACCGAGAGCCCCGACGACACGAACTGGATCGGGTTCTACCGCGACGGTGAGGTGCCCGGCGGTGACGGTCAGGTCTCCGTCGCCTGGAAGTACGCCCCCGGCGCATCGGGATTCATCGATCTCGAGGTTCCTGCCGCTCCCGGCAGCTACACGCTCTGGTTCCTCGCCGCAGACGGCTACGAGCCTCTCGCCGAACAGCAGACCGTGACCGTGAGCGCTGCCGGCGGCGAGCTGAACCCCGGCGATCCCGCGGCCGCCGTCGACATCGATTCTGTGACGACGGGCGTCGCGACCGATGGAGTGCTGCTGCGCGAGGGCTTCGACGCCGGGCTGCCCGAGAGCTGGTCGGTGGAGTCCGCCTCGACCATGGACGGCGTCGGCACCGCCGACTACCGAGGCTGGTCCGCAACGACGCGTGACGAGTGGACGGCGAATGTCGACGAGATGCGCGCACGCTTCGCCCGCCCGCTCGCCGGCTTCGCGGTCGCCGACGCCCAGCAGTTCGGAGCGCTGCCCTTCTCCTCGACGCTCACCAGCGCTGCTGTCGACGTCGAGTACCTGCGCTCGCTGGAGCTCTCGTTCGACAGTCACTATCGCGGTGCTCCCGCGCAGACAGGCGTCGTCCGCGCGAGCTTCGACGGAGGCGACTGGGCGGAGGTGCTGCGCCTCGACTCCGCATCCGTGGCCGACGGCTACGACCCGCTGCAGCTGAACTACATGCAGGAGATCGCGATCGACGTTCCGGTCGGCGCTGCCGAGGTGCGATTCCAGTGGCAGCTCGACGCACCGGATGCGGGCGCCCGCTACTGGGCGATCGACTCGGTGACCGTGCGCCAGGGCGCGCTCGCGACCGAGGAGGAGGCGACGACGCTGTGGACGGTGTCTGACATCCAGGGTCACCCCCAGGACTTCGAACACGGCCTCAACGATCTGCACGAGCTCGCTCCCGACCCCGCGGGTCTGCTGATCGTCGGAGATCTCGTGAACTCCGGCACCTCGACCGAATGGGACGAGATCTACCAGGTCATGGAGAACACGACCGCGATCCGACCCGAGACCACCGTCACATCGATCGGCAACCACGAGCGCTATGCGAGCGGAGGCTTCGCGTCGAACTTCGAGCGGTTCCTCGCGTTCGCCGAGCGCGACAAGGCGTATGCCGAGTACGTGCTCAGCGGTCCGGGCGGTCAGGTGCCGGTGATCACGATCGGCCAGGAGATCAGCGGCCCGTCCGACGTCGCGATGACCGACGAGCAGGTGGAGTTCCTCGAGGAGCGCCTCGCTCACTGGACGGCGCAGGGTTCGCAGGTGATCGTCAACACGCACTTCCCGCTCGGCGACACCGTCTCCGCATCGTGGATCCCCTGGTACCACGACCACCACCTGATGAACGACCGCCTCACGAGCATCCTCGGCAACTACCCGAACGCTGTCGTGTTCAGTGGCCACACCCACTACCCCGCGACTCTGGGTGACTGGGCGGTGCAGCGCCGCACGGCGGACGGACACCCCGACGGATTCTGGTCGGTCAACACGGTGGCGATGCACGTGGGGTGGGACGCGCGTGGTGAGAACACGGAGGGCATCAGCGAGGTCACGATCGGCGACGTCAACAACGGTCTGATCGTGGAGTCGTACGGCGACCGCATCGTGGTCAAGGCGCTCGACTTCTTCGCCGATGCGCAGATCCGCGAGGTCACCATCCACAACCCGCTCACGCCCTATGCGGCAGACATCGTTCCGGTCGCCGAGCGCCCTGCGGACTACTCCGCGGTCGATGCGGCGCTCGCAGCGGTGCCGGCCGACCTCAGCCCGTTCACGGCTGACAGCGTCGCCGCGCTGAACCGCGCGATCTCCGCCGTCGAGCGGGAGCTGACGGCAGCCGACCAGGCCGACGTGGATGCCATGGCAGCGGCGATCCGGGCGGCGGTCGACGGGTTGGTGCGCATCGACGACGAAGCACCGGGCACCGATCCCGGTGCGGGCTCTGGCTCGGGGTCTGATTCGGGCTCGGGGTCGGGCGTTGGTTCCGGTTCGGACGGAGGTGCGGCCGACGGCGACCTTGCGACCACCGGCTACGACCCCGGCGTCACCTGGATCCTCGCACTCGGACTCCTCGGGCTCGGCGGAGGGATCCTCCTGGTTCGTCGTCTCGTGGCCCGTCGCTCATCGTCGGACGCCACGGAATCGACGCCGCTGAGCTGA
- a CDS encoding GntR family transcriptional regulator yields the protein MHRYREIARDLSIQIIDGAFDEGGMLPPEEQLSRTYGVSRGTVRNALVLLARQGAIAPRRGSGWLVRTTVQSQRLSEMRSFAQWARSRGMEPGGRVVSQRRRAPTALELRQLRGGSRAGDVLEVVRLRLLNRRVVMLERTAYPAWIAPMIEALSPEESSVVGALEEHHGVRMVHGEHSIDAIAASSEDARLLEVRRSSPLLRVNRVSYAADGRAIEAGDDRYLADTMSFQVQASLQGTSLTRQAN from the coding sequence ATGCATCGCTATCGAGAGATCGCGCGCGATCTGAGCATCCAGATCATCGACGGGGCATTCGACGAGGGCGGGATGCTGCCGCCCGAGGAACAGCTCTCGCGCACCTACGGAGTCTCCCGCGGCACGGTGCGCAACGCACTCGTGCTGCTCGCCCGTCAGGGAGCGATCGCGCCCCGCCGCGGATCGGGCTGGCTCGTGCGCACCACCGTGCAGAGCCAGCGCCTCTCGGAGATGCGATCCTTCGCGCAGTGGGCCCGGAGCCGCGGGATGGAGCCGGGGGGACGAGTGGTGTCGCAGCGCCGCAGAGCCCCCACGGCCCTCGAGCTGAGGCAGCTGCGCGGTGGGTCCCGCGCCGGCGACGTGCTCGAGGTCGTGCGACTGCGCCTGCTCAATCGACGCGTCGTGATGCTCGAGCGCACGGCCTATCCGGCATGGATCGCGCCGATGATCGAGGCGCTGTCGCCTGAGGAATCGTCGGTCGTCGGCGCGCTCGAAGAGCACCACGGCGTGCGCATGGTGCACGGGGAGCACTCGATCGATGCGATCGCCGCATCCAGCGAAGACGCGCGACTGCTCGAGGTGCGACGGTCGAGTCCGCTGCTCCGGGTGAACCGGGTCAGCTACGCGGCAGACGGTCGCGCCATCGAGGCGGGCGACGACCGGTATCTGGCAGACACCATGTCGTTCCAGGTGCAGGCATCCCTGCAGGGCACCTCTCTGACGAGACAGGCCAACTGA
- a CDS encoding HAD family hydrolase, translating to MPDRTPHSADAIPAEWAVLSDMDGTLLDTESTWLLVVEEFVRRHSVADDPALVSALQGFDLDRAAATLRSHLSLEMTTAAVADELDRRSIEAYAGGVSWTPGARSLLAALAAARVPLALVTSSPRHWVQRFAQTVDLSVFDVIVTADDTPRTKPAPDPYLRAAASLGIAAQRCIALEDSLVGATSAVAAGCTTVVVGGGKGVPDTLQVTSLIAVDVRMLRAVARGSMPS from the coding sequence ATGCCCGACCGCACACCGCACTCAGCCGATGCGATACCAGCCGAATGGGCCGTGCTCAGCGACATGGACGGCACGCTCCTCGACACCGAGAGCACCTGGCTGCTCGTCGTCGAGGAGTTCGTACGGCGGCACAGCGTTGCGGACGACCCCGCTCTCGTGTCAGCCCTGCAGGGCTTCGACCTCGACCGCGCGGCTGCGACGCTGCGCAGTCACCTGTCGCTCGAGATGACGACGGCAGCGGTCGCCGACGAGCTCGATCGTCGGTCGATCGAGGCCTATGCCGGGGGCGTCTCGTGGACTCCCGGCGCTCGATCGTTGCTGGCTGCCCTCGCCGCAGCGCGGGTGCCGCTGGCCCTCGTGACCTCCTCGCCTCGGCACTGGGTGCAGCGATTCGCGCAGACCGTCGACCTGTCGGTGTTCGACGTGATCGTGACGGCAGACGACACCCCGCGCACGAAGCCCGCGCCGGATCCCTACCTTCGCGCCGCCGCGAGTCTGGGGATCGCCGCACAGAGATGCATCGCACTCGAGGACTCCCTCGTCGGCGCGACATCCGCCGTGGCCGCCGGCTGCACGACCGTCGTCGTCGGAGGCGGGAAGGGGGTTCCGGACACCCTTCAGGTCACCTCGCTGATCGCCGTGGATGTTCGGATGCTGCGCGCGGTCGCCAGAGGATCGATGCCCTCCTAG
- a CDS encoding EI24 domain-containing protein, whose product MIGEFFYGIRTLLRGFGTWRRRPGLMALGLVPGLIAALVLLAGLVPLALSLAPISDAVTPFADGWIPAWRSVFRAAVGIVIFAAALALASAVFSALALTIGDPFYQRIWRAVEADLGDAPPSDGGGFWMAVGEGLRLVVLGILIAILVLLLGLVPLVGGVLGAVGGVVLSGRMLARELTGRAFDARELTPADRAVLFRGSRARVLGFGVATQLCFLIPGGAVAVMPAAVAGATTLARTMLERTPLAQTPPPPAQPAPPAPPAPPAPPAPGSVSAPLPPPAGSGHV is encoded by the coding sequence ATGATCGGGGAGTTCTTCTACGGCATCCGCACTCTGCTGCGCGGCTTCGGCACGTGGCGACGCCGCCCCGGCCTCATGGCCCTCGGACTCGTGCCCGGACTCATCGCGGCGCTGGTGCTGCTCGCCGGTCTCGTGCCGCTCGCCCTGTCGCTCGCGCCGATCTCCGACGCCGTCACGCCCTTCGCAGACGGCTGGATCCCCGCCTGGCGATCGGTCTTCAGAGCCGCTGTCGGCATCGTGATCTTCGCCGCCGCGCTCGCCCTCGCGAGCGCCGTGTTCAGCGCGCTCGCCCTGACGATCGGCGACCCGTTCTACCAGCGGATCTGGCGTGCGGTCGAGGCCGACCTCGGCGATGCACCGCCGTCAGACGGCGGCGGATTCTGGATGGCGGTCGGCGAGGGCCTGCGCCTCGTGGTCCTCGGCATCCTGATCGCGATCCTGGTGCTGCTGCTCGGACTCGTGCCGCTCGTCGGAGGGGTGCTCGGGGCGGTCGGAGGTGTCGTGCTGTCGGGGCGGATGCTCGCACGCGAACTCACCGGGCGAGCCTTCGACGCCCGCGAACTCACCCCCGCCGACCGTGCCGTGCTGTTCCGCGGCAGTCGCGCGCGGGTGCTCGGCTTCGGTGTCGCGACGCAGCTCTGCTTCCTGATCCCCGGCGGCGCGGTCGCCGTCATGCCCGCCGCCGTCGCGGGTGCCACGACTCTCGCGCGCACCATGCTGGAGCGCACTCCCCTGGCGCAGACTCCCCCTCCTCCCGCTCAGCCCGCACCCCCCGCACCGCCCGCACCGCCCGCACCGCCCGCACCGGGCAGCGTCTCCGCGCCCCTGCCGCCGCCCGCCGGATCAGGGCACGTCTGA
- a CDS encoding DNA-formamidopyrimidine glycosylase family protein — protein MPEGDTVFRTARRLDEALVGAEVARFDLRVPRFATLDLTGQPIVSSIARGKHLLLRIGDSTLHSHLRMDGAWLVYRAGERWRHPAFKVRAIVGTAQREAVGIDLAEIEVVPTRDEDELVGYLGPDPLGPDWDAAEAARRVTADSRSIHVALLDQRNVAGFGNEYAAELLFLRGILPTTPAPEVDVPALLDLGVRTIRANRDRRHRTFTGVDRPGQGTWVYGRAGKPCRRCGTLIKRGELGADPTRERITFWCPVCQR, from the coding sequence ATGCCAGAGGGCGACACCGTCTTCCGCACGGCCAGACGTCTCGACGAGGCGCTGGTCGGTGCCGAGGTGGCGCGCTTCGACCTCCGCGTCCCGCGCTTCGCGACCCTCGACCTGACGGGTCAGCCGATCGTCTCCTCGATCGCCCGCGGCAAGCACCTGCTGCTGCGCATCGGCGACAGCACACTGCATTCCCATCTGCGCATGGACGGGGCCTGGCTGGTCTACCGGGCGGGTGAGAGGTGGCGGCATCCGGCGTTCAAGGTGCGCGCGATCGTCGGCACCGCACAGCGCGAGGCGGTGGGCATCGACCTGGCCGAGATCGAGGTGGTGCCGACCCGCGATGAAGACGAGCTCGTCGGATATCTCGGACCCGATCCTCTCGGCCCCGACTGGGACGCCGCCGAGGCCGCGAGGCGCGTGACCGCCGACTCGCGCAGCATCCACGTCGCCCTGCTCGACCAGCGCAACGTCGCAGGGTTCGGCAACGAGTACGCGGCAGAACTCCTGTTCCTGCGCGGGATCCTGCCGACCACTCCCGCCCCCGAGGTCGACGTGCCCGCACTGCTCGACCTCGGCGTGCGCACGATCCGAGCGAACCGCGATCGTCGTCACCGCACCTTCACCGGAGTCGATCGACCTGGTCAGGGAACCTGGGTCTACGGCCGTGCCGGCAAGCCCTGCCGCCGCTGCGGAACCCTCATCAAGCGGGGCGAACTGGGCGCGGATCCGACCCGCGAGCGCATCACCTTCTGGTGCCCCGTGTGTCAGCGATGA
- a CDS encoding DapH/DapD/GlmU-related protein, with the protein MGKNYVDIENDQGATLRYRKHANGRGLVAHGAKVHPKAHVEAGAYIEPGARIGAGATIARGAWIEPDAVIGEGAHVDAHAHIGQGAAVGDGAHIGVRTEVGAGARIVRGARIGDDETVAAGLTVATDPKGLWLAA; encoded by the coding sequence GTGGGCAAGAACTACGTCGACATCGAGAACGACCAGGGCGCGACGCTGCGGTATCGCAAGCACGCCAACGGTCGCGGTCTCGTCGCGCATGGCGCGAAGGTCCATCCGAAGGCGCATGTTGAAGCGGGCGCCTACATCGAACCCGGCGCGCGTATCGGCGCCGGGGCGACCATCGCCCGCGGCGCATGGATCGAACCGGATGCCGTGATCGGCGAGGGTGCGCACGTCGATGCGCACGCACACATCGGCCAGGGCGCTGCCGTCGGAGACGGCGCACACATCGGAGTCCGCACCGAAGTCGGGGCCGGTGCACGGATCGTGCGCGGTGCTCGCATCGGCGACGACGAGACGGTCGCCGCCGGTCTGACGGTCGCCACCGACCCGAAGGGGCTGTGGCTCGCGGCCTGA
- a CDS encoding LysR family transcriptional regulator substrate-binding protein translates to MATQGRRPAGRAGKGSPVRRNRAAPAQRFPPPKPPKKTAKVVFDAPETESDEPRTFRLGVVPGATPGKWIDAWKQRMPHVPVEIVPVEVADQREALDDLDAALVRLPLSDENLHIITLYDEVPVVVASIDSHLLAADELTIADLAGEIVMIPTDDPLGPIDIPGALSPSFAPLTVADAIVTAATGTGIVILPMSLARMHHRKDAGHRPLVDGPTSTVALVWRRDHTTPDVETFIGIVRGRTSNSSR, encoded by the coding sequence ATGGCGACTCAGGGACGACGACCGGCAGGGCGTGCCGGCAAGGGCTCGCCCGTGCGACGCAACAGGGCGGCACCGGCGCAGCGGTTCCCGCCGCCCAAGCCGCCGAAGAAGACCGCCAAGGTCGTGTTCGATGCGCCGGAAACCGAATCCGACGAGCCCCGGACGTTCCGGCTCGGAGTCGTGCCGGGCGCCACGCCCGGCAAGTGGATCGACGCCTGGAAGCAGCGGATGCCGCACGTGCCCGTCGAGATCGTGCCAGTGGAGGTCGCTGATCAGCGCGAGGCGCTCGACGACCTCGATGCCGCCCTGGTGCGTCTGCCGCTGAGCGACGAGAACCTGCACATCATCACCCTGTACGACGAGGTGCCCGTCGTGGTCGCCTCGATCGATTCGCACCTGCTCGCAGCCGATGAGCTGACCATCGCCGACCTCGCGGGGGAGATCGTGATGATCCCCACCGACGACCCGCTGGGCCCGATCGACATCCCCGGTGCCCTCTCCCCGTCGTTCGCGCCGCTGACCGTCGCAGACGCCATCGTGACCGCTGCCACCGGAACCGGGATCGTGATCCTGCCCATGTCTCTCGCGCGCATGCACCACCGCAAGGATGCCGGCCATCGCCCCCTGGTCGATGGTCCGACGTCGACGGTCGCCCTCGTGTGGCGCCGCGACCACACCACCCCCGACGTCGAGACGTTCATCGGGATCGTGCGTGGTCGCACATCCAACTCGTCGCGATGA
- a CDS encoding glutamine amidotransferase-related protein, with the protein MVSLLYVCVRPELGAADAEHASFRRALGVDVVDRLDLLAEPLDAARLARYSGVVVGGSPFNVSDVEKSAAQLRVESDLEHIARLAIEGRIAVFFTCFSIGVVTRMLGGEVTTDTPEAASATVIETTEAGAADPVFGPSSPALTVFTAHKESAAALPQGAVLLATNDTCPVQAYRVGTHLYTAQFHPEPTPRDFADRMTFYRTTGYFDPDEFDEVQGQVLAASVTEGAALLRRFAQTFAAA; encoded by the coding sequence GTGGTCTCGCTTCTCTACGTCTGCGTGCGCCCCGAGCTCGGGGCGGCGGATGCCGAGCACGCCTCGTTCCGACGGGCGCTCGGCGTCGACGTCGTCGACCGCCTCGACCTGCTCGCCGAGCCCCTCGACGCCGCCCGCCTCGCGCGGTACAGCGGCGTCGTGGTCGGCGGCTCACCCTTCAACGTGAGCGACGTCGAGAAGTCGGCGGCACAGCTCCGCGTCGAATCAGACCTCGAGCACATCGCCCGGCTGGCCATCGAGGGCCGGATCGCGGTCTTCTTCACCTGCTTCAGCATCGGCGTGGTGACGCGGATGCTGGGCGGCGAGGTCACGACGGACACCCCTGAGGCGGCCAGCGCCACCGTGATCGAGACGACCGAGGCCGGCGCGGCCGATCCGGTGTTCGGCCCGAGCTCCCCCGCCCTCACCGTCTTCACCGCCCACAAGGAGAGCGCCGCCGCTCTGCCACAGGGCGCGGTGCTGCTCGCCACGAACGACACGTGCCCGGTGCAGGCGTATCGGGTCGGCACTCACCTGTACACGGCGCAGTTCCACCCTGAGCCGACCCCGAGGGACTTCGCCGACCGGATGACGTTCTACCGCACCACCGGATACTTCGACCCCGACGAGTTCGACGAGGTGCAGGGGCAGGTGCTCGCGGCATCGGTCACCGAGGGCGCGGCACTGCTGCGCCGCTTCGCGCAGACGTTCGCGGCAGCCTGA
- a CDS encoding glutaminase: MTTASALIADAVRALSGLPQEGLGEERDSRWRGRRIVRVGAAWHIGVLLLTETHALATAEVLRAADPGRRGYTAESARERAERRALALRGGFDEGEVVHIGWTVIDLDAVDAGGESGPLAMIDSVPSVRWSSAGGWMPLEAYLRERVELLRG; the protein is encoded by the coding sequence GTGACGACGGCATCCGCGCTGATCGCCGACGCCGTGCGTGCACTCTCGGGCCTGCCGCAGGAGGGGCTGGGCGAAGAGCGGGACTCACGATGGCGCGGACGCCGCATCGTCCGCGTGGGCGCAGCCTGGCACATCGGAGTGCTGCTGCTCACCGAGACGCATGCTCTGGCCACCGCCGAGGTGCTGCGCGCTGCCGACCCCGGACGCCGCGGCTACACGGCCGAGTCCGCGCGTGAGCGCGCCGAGCGACGTGCGCTGGCGCTGCGGGGCGGATTCGACGAGGGCGAGGTCGTGCACATCGGGTGGACGGTGATCGACCTCGATGCGGTGGATGCGGGCGGGGAATCGGGACCGCTCGCGATGATCGACTCCGTGCCGTCGGTGCGATGGAGCAGCGCCGGCGGATGGATGCCTCTCGAGGCATACCTTCGCGAGCGCGTGGAGCTGCTGCGCGGCTGA
- a CDS encoding cation:proton antiporter: protein MDAGDLGLVLIPLLAVAAPLLARGIRPVIRVPIIVFELVLGILAGPAVLGWVEPTPILEKLSDFGLAMLFFMAGSEIDFRAVSGRPLVRASVGWIISVVLGIAIGFFLAPGEGMVVIAIALSSTALGTLMPILRDAKETDTPFGRAVTVIGAVGEFLPLIAISLFLSTRTTPLAAAVLLAFVALAGLAVLMAHRMQHGRLHAFVRATLHTSDQFGVRFVVLLIAALVGLSVMLDLDMLLGAFVAGAVWRIIMARAPEKDAAAMETKLEAIAFGLFVPIFFLYTGVNFDLQALAGSSAAMLMLPLFLVALLVLRGTTAQLSAPPGSSVRDRTALGLLAATGLPIIVAVTAIGVDQKMIDTGTAAALVGAGMLSVLLFPLLGMLIRGDAARLVDPALVRARPQGEL, encoded by the coding sequence GTGGACGCGGGCGATCTCGGACTGGTGCTGATCCCGCTGCTCGCCGTGGCAGCGCCGCTGCTCGCGCGCGGCATCCGACCCGTCATCCGGGTGCCGATCATCGTGTTCGAGCTCGTGCTGGGGATTCTCGCTGGGCCGGCCGTGCTCGGCTGGGTCGAGCCGACGCCCATCCTCGAGAAGCTCAGCGACTTCGGCCTGGCGATGCTCTTCTTCATGGCCGGATCCGAGATCGACTTCCGGGCCGTCTCCGGGCGCCCGCTGGTGCGGGCCTCGGTCGGATGGATCATCAGCGTCGTGCTCGGGATCGCGATCGGTTTCTTCCTCGCGCCCGGCGAGGGGATGGTCGTGATCGCCATCGCGCTCAGCTCCACCGCACTCGGCACGCTGATGCCGATCCTGCGGGATGCGAAGGAGACCGACACTCCGTTCGGCCGCGCGGTCACCGTGATCGGGGCTGTCGGCGAGTTCCTGCCGCTGATCGCGATCTCGCTCTTCCTCAGCACCCGCACCACACCGCTCGCCGCGGCCGTGCTGCTCGCCTTCGTGGCCCTGGCCGGTCTCGCCGTGCTGATGGCCCATCGGATGCAGCACGGGCGCCTGCACGCCTTCGTCCGCGCCACGCTGCACACCTCCGACCAGTTCGGCGTGCGCTTCGTGGTGCTGCTCATCGCGGCGCTGGTCGGTCTCAGCGTCATGCTCGACCTCGACATGCTGCTCGGCGCCTTCGTCGCTGGGGCCGTGTGGCGCATCATCATGGCGCGGGCGCCCGAGAAGGACGCCGCGGCGATGGAGACCAAACTCGAGGCCATCGCGTTCGGGCTCTTCGTGCCGATCTTCTTCCTCTACACCGGCGTGAACTTCGACCTCCAGGCGCTCGCCGGCTCGTCTGCGGCCATGCTGATGCTGCCCCTGTTCCTCGTCGCGCTGCTCGTGCTCCGCGGCACCACCGCACAGCTCTCGGCCCCGCCCGGATCGAGTGTGAGAGACCGCACGGCGCTCGGGCTGCTGGCCGCCACAGGGCTGCCCATCATCGTCGCTGTGACGGCCATCGGAGTGGACCAGAAGATGATCGACACCGGCACGGCCGCCGCACTCGTCGGCGCGGGGATGCTGTCGGTGCTGCTCTTCCCGCTGCTCGGCATGCTGATCCGCGGCGACGCCGCACGACTGGTCGACCCGGCGCTGGTTCGGGCGCGACCCCAGGGAGAGCTGTGA
- the purU gene encoding formyltetrahydrofolate deformylase codes for MSQPDTARLLIACDDQPGIVAAVAGVLSAHGANIISLDQHSTDSEGGRFFQRTVIHLPGLSAARTALEADLEPIAERFGMEWSLHDTARRKRVAIFVSKYDHCLMELLWRTQRGQLDIDVTMVVSNHPDLAESVRSFGVPFVHIPSGDKQAMEQRQLELLRGNVDLVVLARYMQILSDEFITGLGAPVINIHHSFLPAFIGANPYARAKDRGVKLIGATAHYATADLDEGPIIEQDVTRVTHSESAAELQRRGADVERLVLARAVQWHAEDRVIVHGRSTVIL; via the coding sequence ATGTCTCAGCCCGACACCGCCCGCCTGCTGATCGCCTGCGACGATCAGCCCGGCATCGTCGCCGCCGTCGCCGGAGTGCTCTCCGCCCACGGAGCGAACATCATCTCCCTCGATCAGCACTCCACCGACTCCGAGGGCGGTCGGTTCTTCCAGCGCACCGTGATCCACCTCCCCGGTCTCTCCGCCGCGCGCACGGCACTCGAGGCCGACCTCGAGCCGATCGCCGAGCGCTTCGGCATGGAGTGGTCGCTGCACGACACCGCCCGCCGCAAGCGCGTCGCGATCTTCGTGTCGAAGTACGACCACTGCCTGATGGAGCTGCTGTGGCGCACACAGCGCGGCCAGCTCGACATCGACGTGACGATGGTCGTCTCGAATCACCCCGACCTCGCCGAGTCGGTGCGGTCGTTCGGAGTGCCGTTCGTGCACATCCCCTCGGGCGACAAGCAGGCGATGGAGCAGCGCCAGCTCGAGCTGCTCCGCGGCAACGTCGATCTCGTCGTCCTCGCCCGGTACATGCAGATCCTGAGCGATGAGTTCATCACGGGTCTGGGCGCCCCCGTCATCAACATCCACCACTCGTTCCTGCCCGCCTTCATCGGGGCCAACCCGTATGCCAGGGCGAAGGACCGCGGCGTCAAGCTGATCGGCGCGACCGCCCACTACGCCACGGCGGACCTCGATGAGGGACCGATCATCGAGCAGGACGTCACGCGCGTCACGCACTCCGAGTCGGCGGCCGAGCTGCAGCGCCGTGGTGCCGATGTCGAGCGCCTCGTGCTCGCGCGCGCCGTGCAGTGGCATGCCGAAGACCGCGTGATCGTGCACGGCCGCTCGACCGTCATCCTCTGA
- a CDS encoding type II toxin-antitoxin system VapC family toxin — translation MIYLDSCILIYALEDRGPRGDSVRRALSEVDAPVASSPLALQECLVGPLRERNVEVRDRYLALFDRIETVDLDAAVFIRAAELRADFGLKTPDAVHLAAAQLSSCTELWTNDRRLAVASRGLAVDVTG, via the coding sequence ATGATCTACCTCGACTCCTGCATCCTGATCTACGCTCTCGAAGACCGCGGCCCGCGAGGAGACTCCGTGCGGCGCGCTCTCAGTGAAGTCGATGCACCCGTGGCGTCGAGTCCGCTCGCCTTGCAGGAGTGTCTCGTCGGACCCCTCCGTGAGCGCAACGTCGAGGTTCGAGATCGATATCTGGCCCTCTTCGATCGCATCGAGACCGTCGATCTCGACGCGGCCGTTTTCATACGGGCGGCGGAGCTGCGCGCAGATTTCGGCTTGAAGACTCCCGATGCCGTGCACCTCGCTGCCGCTCAGTTGTCGTCCTGCACCGAACTCTGGACGAATGACAGACGACTCGCGGTGGCATCTCGGGGTCTCGCCGTCGATGTGACCGGCTAG
- a CDS encoding type II toxin-antitoxin system Phd/YefM family antitoxin gives MSTHNVLEARNGLSRLIAESQAGSDVVITKRGTPVARIVPIGPVDVVRSGRLLVEWMQENPLPERLARAATELDAQIDENRDAWE, from the coding sequence ATGTCCACCCACAACGTCCTCGAGGCGCGCAACGGCCTGTCGCGACTGATCGCAGAGTCCCAGGCGGGCAGCGACGTCGTGATCACGAAGCGGGGTACCCCGGTGGCTCGAATCGTCCCCATCGGTCCGGTCGATGTCGTGCGCAGTGGGAGACTGCTCGTCGAGTGGATGCAAGAGAACCCGCTGCCTGAACGCCTCGCTCGCGCCGCGACGGAACTCGATGCTCAGATCGACGAGAACCGAGACGCCTGGGAATGA